A single region of the Bacillus cereus genome encodes:
- a CDS encoding DAK2 domain-containing protein yields MSIQKIDGKRLSQMIIQGANNLTNNVQLVDALNVFPVPDGDTGTNMNLSMTSGAREVKENPSQHAGKVGVSLAKGLLMGARGNSGVILSQLFRGFSKSIEQKEELTTVDFAAALEAGVEAAYKAVMKPIEGTILTVARETGKYAVTVAKKQRDFVLFMEDVVKEANASLNRTPDLLPVLKQVGVVDSGGKGLVVVYEGFLADLKGETISSNVQTQPSMNDMVRAEHHRSVQSQLSTEDIKYGYCTEFMVKLEPEKMKEHNFSEQKFREDISVYGDSLLVVSDDEVVKVHIHAEHPGDPMNYGQRYGSLIKIKVENMREQHTALLDEPAMEPEQTNQPKEKQPYGIVTVAMGSGIKTLFESIGATKVIEGGQTMNPSTEDIVKAIEEANAEKIIILPNNGNIIMAAEQAASVVDQEVIVVRSKTVPQGMAAMLAFNPVGTLEENKENMNEALSHVKTGQITYAVRDTEIDGVAIQKDDFMCIADGKIVSTNAEKVGAAKQLLEALIDEDSEIVTILQGEDATDEEVAELVAFVEENFEDAEVEVHAGNQPVYSFIFSVE; encoded by the coding sequence GTGTCAATTCAAAAAATTGATGGAAAACGTTTATCACAAATGATCATTCAAGGAGCAAATAATTTAACAAATAATGTTCAGCTTGTTGATGCATTAAACGTATTTCCAGTTCCAGATGGCGATACCGGTACAAACATGAACTTATCAATGACTTCAGGCGCACGTGAAGTGAAAGAAAACCCTTCACAGCATGCTGGTAAAGTCGGCGTAAGTTTAGCCAAAGGATTATTAATGGGAGCTCGTGGTAACTCTGGGGTTATTTTATCTCAGTTATTCCGTGGTTTTTCTAAATCCATTGAACAAAAAGAAGAATTAACAACAGTTGATTTTGCTGCAGCTTTAGAAGCTGGAGTAGAGGCAGCATATAAAGCGGTTATGAAACCAATTGAAGGAACGATTTTAACGGTTGCAAGAGAAACGGGTAAATATGCAGTGACAGTTGCGAAAAAACAGCGCGACTTTGTTTTGTTTATGGAAGACGTTGTAAAAGAAGCGAATGCATCGTTAAATCGTACGCCAGATTTATTACCTGTATTAAAACAAGTTGGCGTTGTAGATAGCGGTGGTAAAGGTCTAGTTGTTGTATATGAAGGATTTTTAGCTGACTTAAAAGGAGAAACTATTTCTTCTAATGTGCAGACGCAACCATCTATGAATGACATGGTACGCGCAGAACATCACCGTAGTGTACAAAGCCAATTGAGTACAGAAGATATTAAGTATGGATATTGTACGGAATTCATGGTGAAATTAGAGCCTGAAAAAATGAAGGAACATAATTTCTCTGAACAAAAATTCCGTGAAGATATTAGTGTGTACGGAGATTCACTACTTGTTGTATCAGATGATGAGGTTGTTAAGGTTCATATTCATGCGGAACATCCTGGAGATCCTATGAACTATGGACAACGCTACGGTAGTCTAATTAAGATCAAAGTAGAAAATATGCGTGAACAGCATACGGCTTTATTAGATGAACCTGCTATGGAGCCTGAACAAACGAATCAACCAAAAGAGAAACAACCGTATGGTATTGTGACTGTAGCTATGGGATCTGGTATTAAAACTTTATTTGAGAGCATTGGCGCAACGAAAGTTATCGAAGGTGGCCAAACGATGAATCCAAGTACGGAGGATATCGTGAAGGCGATTGAAGAGGCGAATGCTGAAAAAATCATCATTTTACCAAATAACGGGAATATCATAATGGCAGCAGAACAAGCAGCTTCAGTAGTAGATCAAGAAGTGATTGTTGTTCGTTCGAAAACAGTTCCTCAAGGTATGGCTGCAATGTTAGCATTTAATCCAGTTGGAACGTTAGAAGAGAATAAAGAAAACATGAACGAAGCTTTATCTCATGTGAAAACAGGTCAAATTACGTATGCTGTTCGTGATACGGAAATTGACGGTGTGGCAATTCAAAAAGATGATTTCATGTGTATTGCAGATGGAAAAATCGTATCAACAAACGCTGAAAAAGTAGGAGCTGCGAAGCAATTACTAGAAGCACTAATTGATGAGGATTCTGAAATCGTAACGATTCTACAAGGTGAAGATGCAACAGACGAAGAAGTGGCTGAATTAGTTGCGTTTGTTGAAGAGAACTTTGAAGATGCAGAAGTAGAAGTACATGCAGGGAACCAACCGGTGTATTCTTTCATCTTCTCTGTAGAATAA
- a CDS encoding thiamine diphosphokinase, translating to MADCLFTIEREEKMIVHILAGGPVEYCADFSRYENEEVVWAAVDRGVYRLLKSGITPAVAFGDYDSVTEDELAWMRQQTNELHIVPREKDQTDLEIAISWALEQKPKFIRIFGATGGRLDHGLANIQMLLKGLAAEIEMCIVDNKNEITVKKVGKHIIEENENFPYVSFVPVTEIVEGITLRGFKYSLTNKTIEWGSTLCISNELIVEKGNFSFTSGILMMIRSTD from the coding sequence ATGGCAGATTGCCTTTTTACAATAGAAAGGGAAGAAAAAATGATTGTTCATATTTTGGCAGGAGGACCTGTAGAATACTGCGCAGATTTTTCTCGATATGAAAATGAAGAAGTAGTGTGGGCGGCGGTTGATAGGGGAGTGTACCGTTTGTTAAAAAGTGGAATCACTCCAGCCGTTGCATTTGGAGATTACGATTCGGTTACTGAGGATGAGTTAGCATGGATGAGGCAGCAAACAAATGAGTTACATATTGTTCCGCGAGAAAAAGATCAAACAGATTTAGAAATTGCAATTAGCTGGGCTTTAGAACAAAAACCGAAATTCATTCGTATTTTTGGCGCGACTGGTGGAAGGCTTGATCATGGTTTGGCAAATATACAAATGCTTTTAAAAGGTTTAGCGGCAGAGATAGAAATGTGTATTGTAGACAATAAAAATGAAATAACAGTAAAAAAAGTTGGTAAACATATAATTGAAGAAAATGAAAACTTTCCTTATGTATCCTTTGTACCGGTTACTGAAATAGTTGAAGGTATTACATTACGTGGATTTAAGTACTCTCTTACTAACAAAACAATAGAGTGGGGATCGACACTTTGTATTAGTAATGAACTCATTGTGGAAAAAGGTAATTTTTCATTTACTTCTGGCATATTAATGATGATAAGAAGCACTGATTGA
- the spoVM gene encoding stage V sporulation protein SpoVM, with protein sequence MRFYTIKLPKFLGGIVRAMLNTFKKD encoded by the coding sequence ATGAGATTTTATACAATTAAGTTACCTAAATTTCTTGGTGGAATTGTACGTGCGATGTTAAATACCTTCAAAAAAGACTAA
- a CDS encoding Asp23/Gls24 family envelope stress response protein, which yields MSIEIKTKYGQIDISTDVIATIAGGAAVDCYGIVGMASKNQLKDGLTDILRKENFTRGVIVRKDEDEVHIDMYIIVSYGTKISEVAHNVQTKVKYTLDQTVGLAVDSVNIYVQGVKVINL from the coding sequence ATGTCAATTGAAATTAAAACGAAGTACGGTCAAATTGATATTAGTACAGATGTAATTGCAACAATTGCTGGAGGTGCCGCAGTAGATTGCTACGGTATCGTAGGTATGGCATCAAAAAATCAGTTAAAAGATGGATTAACAGACATTTTACGAAAAGAAAACTTCACTAGAGGTGTTATTGTTCGTAAAGATGAAGATGAAGTACATATTGATATGTATATTATTGTGAGCTATGGTACGAAAATTTCAGAAGTAGCACATAACGTGCAGACTAAAGTGAAATATACATTAGATCAAACTGTAGGACTAGCAGTAGATTCTGTAAACATCTACGTACAAGGAGTTAAAGTAATAAACTTGTAA
- the rpmB gene encoding 50S ribosomal protein L28: protein MARVCAITGRKARSGNSRSHAMNATKRKWGANLQKVRVRIDGKVQRVYVSARALKSGKIERV from the coding sequence ATGGCTCGTGTTTGTGCTATCACTGGAAGAAAAGCTCGTTCTGGTAACTCTCGTTCTCACGCAATGAACGCTACAAAACGTAAATGGGGCGCTAACCTTCAAAAAGTTCGCGTACGCATCGACGGAAAAGTTCAACGTGTTTACGTTTCTGCTAGAGCATTAAAATCTGGCAAAATCGAACGTGTTTAA